A single window of Dermochelys coriacea isolate rDerCor1 chromosome 2, rDerCor1.pri.v4, whole genome shotgun sequence DNA harbors:
- the MAP3K8 gene encoding mitogen-activated protein kinase kinase kinase 8 yields MEYMSTDSDNKEEIDLLLTHLNVSDVIDIMENFYPNGELAVYEDSLITMCQETNQNGGCTESLLFCGREVSFLSCVRYGTEEDLLAFANQVSNTAKQINGQRRQESGILLNMITPKNGRYQIDSDVLLFPWKLTYRNIGSDFIPRGAFGKVYLAQDRETKKRMACKLVPVEQFKPSDVEIQVRFRHENIAELYGAILWDETIHLFMEAGEGGSVMEKLESCGPMREFEIIWVTKHILKGLDFLHSKRVIHHDIKPSNIVFMSTKAVLVDFGLSVQMTDDTYYPKDLRGTEIYMSPEVILCRGHTTKADIYSMGATIIHMQTGSPPWVNRYPRTAYPSYLYIIHKQAPPLEDIAEDCSTSMRELLEAALERNPNHRLSAADLLKHEALHPPPEDQPRCQSLDSALFERKRLLTRKELELPENIADSSSCTGSSEESELLKRQRSLYIDLGALAGYFNIVRGPPTLEYD; encoded by the exons ATGGAGTATATGAGCACTGATAGTGACAATAAAGAGGAGATTGACTTGTTGCTAACGCACTTAAATGTGTCTGATGTGATAGACATTATGGAGAACTTTTACCCAaatggagagctggcagtttaCGAAGACAGTCTGATTACTATGTGTCAAGAAACTAATCAAAATGGGGGATGTACAGAATCCTTATTATTCTGTGGAAGAGAGGTTTCTTTTCTGTCATGTGTCAGGTACGGGACTGAGGAAGACTTGCTCGCTTTTGCAAATCAGGTGTCCAACACTGCAAAGCAAATTAACGGACAGAGACGACAAGAATCTGGAATCCTATTAAACATG atcACTCCAAAAAATGGGCGCTATCAAATTGACTCCGATGTGCTTTTGTTTCCATGGAAGCTGACCTACAGGAATATTGGCTCGGATTTTATTCCTCGAGGAGCTTTTGGAAAAGTGTACTTGGCACAAGACAGAGAGACAAAAAAGCGAATGGCATGCAAGCTG GTCCCAGTGGAACAGTTCAAACCATCAGATGTTGAAATCCAGGTCCGCTTCCGCCATGAGAACATTGCTGAGTTATATGGTGCTATCCTGTGGGATGAGACTATCCATCTCTTTATGGAAGCAGGAGAGGGAGGATCTGTCATGGAAAAGTTGGAGAGCTGTGGGCCTATGAGAGAATTTGAGATCATTTGGGTGACCAAGCATATCCTCAAAGGACTTGATTTCCTTCACTCAAAAAGAGTCATCCACCATGATATAAAAC CCAGCAACATTGTTTTCATGTCAACTAAGGCCGTTTTGGTGGATTTTGGTCTAAGTGTTCAAATGACTGACGACACCTACTATCCCAAAGACCTCCGAGGAACAGAG ATTTACATGAGCCCCGAAGTGATACTCTGCAGAGGCCACACGACAAAAGCGGACATCTACAGCATGGGGGCTACTATCATTCACATGCAGACTGGCAGCCCACCATGGGTGAATCGATATCCTCGCACCGCATATCCATCGTACCTCTATATA ATACACAAGCAAGCGCCCCCGTTAGAGGACATTGCAGAGGATTGCAGCACCAGCATGAGAGAGCTGCTGGAAGCTGCTCTGGAAAGGAACCCTAATCACAGACTCTCTGCTGCAGACTTACTAAAACATGAGGCCTTGCATCCGCCACCAGAGGACCAGCCACGGTGCCAAAGTCTGGACTCAGCCCTGTTTGAAAGGAAAAGGCTGCTGACGAGGAAGGAGCTGGAGTTGCCAGAAAACATTGCGG attcatCTTCGTGTACAGGGAGTTCGGAGGAATCGGAATTGTTAAAAAGGCAAAGGTCACTGTACATAGACCTTGGTGCTTTAGCTGGCTACTTTAACATTGTTAGGGGACCACCAACATTAGAATATGACTGA